The DNA sequence TTCTTCCGCGCCTCCACCCGGGACGAGGCGCGAAAACTCGGTATTCAGGGCTGGGTCCGCAACCTGCCCAACGGCAGCGTGGAGGCCTTGTTCGAAGGAGACCGAGCCGCAGTCAGCCAAATCTTGGCCTGGTGCTACCAGGGGCCACCTTATGCCGCGGTTCATAAAGTACATGTCTCCTACGAACCGTATCTGGGCGACCAGAAAGGGTTTCAGGTGGCCTATTGACGCCCATTCGTTCCTGAGTTAGCGCTGTTTTTCTTGAAATCCCAATCCAAATCTTCTATCATTACCGTTCCAGAGGAAACCATGAATCAATCAGAGAGGCATCCGGACACCAAAAAGGTCTTCACCACCTCCTGGCGGGCCTTTTATTTGTATTATCTCGCCATCGCCATCTGCTGGTTCGGACCGCAGCTAAATCCCGATTTTGCCGACCAGTTAGGTCTTAGTCCAGCAATAGGACTGGTCCTCGGAACCCTGTTGCTGGCCGGTGTCTGGTACCTAAAATGGGGCCAGGAATACGCCGCCGACTCAGAAGGAGTAATGAAAATCTGGCACTACCCGAGGCGCCGGGAAATCGTGCCCTGGCCGGATATCGCCGCTATCAAGATACGCTGCGGCTTGACCCAAACCTTGCTGGGTATCGGCAACATCGT is a window from the Desulfobacca acetoxidans DSM 11109 genome containing:
- a CDS encoding acylphosphatase; translated protein: MTQNMLRARAVIEGRVQGVFFRASTRDEARKLGIQGWVRNLPNGSVEALFEGDRAAVSQILAWCYQGPPYAAVHKVHVSYEPYLGDQKGFQVAY